The Triticum aestivum cultivar Chinese Spring chromosome 3A, IWGSC CS RefSeq v2.1, whole genome shotgun sequence genome includes a region encoding these proteins:
- the LOC123061277 gene encoding uncharacterized protein produces MAAPYSPSPSPSHPTAAALVLLLLLLHVALLGKCAAAANVTFGPGEELRRYRRVQALLTRLNKPSLRTIQSPDGDLIDCVPAHLQPAFDHPRLRGQRPLGPPVRPSGHHRRPNHTADAGVQLWAMSGASCPEGSVPVRRITEADVLRASSVRRFGRVPTARVRRDTVAGGHEHAVGYVAGDEYYGARASINVWAPKVSTPTEFSLSQIWVIGGTFSNDLNTIEAGWQVSPQLYGDNSPRFFTYWTTDAYQTTGCYNLLCSGFVQTNSRIAMGAAISPTSGYKGGQFDISLLIWKDPNHGNWWLEFGSGELVGYWPSFLFSHLASHASMVQFGGEVVDTRAEGSHTATQMGSGHFPGEGFGRSSYFRNLEVVDWDNSLIPLTTFHVTADHPNCYDIQGGVNAVWGNYFYYGGPGRNVRCT; encoded by the exons ATGGCTGCACCCtactctccatctccatctccatcacaTCCCACTGCTGCTGCCCTtgtcctgctactgctgctgcttcaTGTCGCGCTTCTTGGCAAGTGTGCGGCGGCGGCTAACGTGACGTTCGGGCCGGGGGAGGAACTCCGGAGGTACAGGCGGGTCCAGGCGCTCCTCACAAGGCTCAACAAGCCGTCTCTCCGGACCATTCAG AGCCCCGACGGCGACCTCATCGACTGCGTGCCGGCGCACCTGCAGCCGGCGTTCGACCACCCCAGGCTGCGCGGCCAGAGACCACTG GGCCCGCCGGTGCGACCGAGTGGACACCACCGCCGCCCCAATCACACGGCGGACGCCGGAGTGCAGCtttgggcgatgtccggcgcgtcGTGCCCGGAGGGGTCCGTCCCGGTGAGGAGGATTACGGAGGCCGACGTCCTCCGCGCCAGCTCCGTGAGGAGGTTCGGAAGGGTGCCCACGGCCAGAGTACGGCGTGACACGGTCGCCGGCGGCCACGAG CACGCGGTGGGGTACGTTGCCGGCGACGAGTACTACGGCGCGCGTGCGAGCATCAACGTGTGGGCGCCCAAGGTGAGCACGCCGACGGAGTTCAGCCTGTCGCAGATCTGGGTTATCGGCGGCACCTTCAGCAACGATCTCAACACCATCGAGGCCGGATGGCAG GTGAGCCCGCAGCTGTATGGGGACAACTCGCCCAGGTTTTTCACTTACTGGACG ACGGACGCGTACCAGACGACGGGGTGCTACAACCTGCTGTGCTCAGGGTTCGTGCAGACCAACAGCCGGATCGCCATGGGGGCGGCCATCTCGCCCACCTCCGGCTACAAAGGCGGCCAGTTCGACATCAGCCTCCTGATCTGGAAAGACCCCAACCACGGCAACTGGTGGCTGGAGTTCGGGTCGGGGGAGCTGGTGGGTTACTGGCCTAGCTTTCTGTTCAGCCACCTGGCGTCGCACGCGAGCATGGTGCAGTTCGGCGGCGAGGTGGTGGACACGCGCGCCGAGGGGTCGCACACGGCCACGCAGATGGGGAGCGGGCACTTCCCCGGGGAGGGCTTCGGCCGCTCCTCCTACTTCCGCAACCTGGAGGTGGTGGACTGGGACAACAGCCTCATCCCGCTCACCACCTTCCACGTCACCGCCGACCACCCCAACTGCTACGACATCCAGGGCGGCGTCAACGCCGTATGGGGGAACTACTTCTACTACGGAGGGCCAGGGAGGAACGTCAGGTGCACCTAG